Proteins from a single region of Nocardioides anomalus:
- a CDS encoding 3-isopropylmalate dehydrogenase, with amino-acid sequence MTETPAPSGSVRLAVIGGDGIGPEVTAEALKVLEVAAPDGVGFEQTAYDLGAERYLATGEVLPDSVLAEIREHDAILLGAVGGKPNDPNLPPGILERGLLLRLRFELDHYVNLRPSRIFPGVTSPLADPGDVDFVVVREGTEGPYTGNGGALRVGTPAEIATEVSVNTAYGVQRVVRDAFARAARRPRKKLTLVHKTNVLVHAGSLWWRTVQAVATEFPDVTVDYIHVDAAMIFLATDPARFDVVVTDNLFGDILTDLAAAITGGIGLAASGNVNPDRTSPSMFEPVHGSAPDIAGQQKADPTAAILSTSLLLDHLGYADAAAAVEDAVVADLADREPGSTRRTSEVGDAIAARVAG; translated from the coding sequence GTGACTGAGACTCCCGCACCCTCCGGTTCCGTCCGCCTCGCCGTCATCGGCGGTGACGGCATCGGCCCCGAGGTGACCGCCGAGGCCCTCAAGGTCCTCGAGGTCGCCGCGCCGGACGGGGTGGGGTTCGAGCAGACGGCCTACGACCTCGGCGCCGAGCGCTACCTCGCGACCGGAGAGGTGCTGCCCGACTCCGTGCTCGCCGAGATCCGGGAGCACGACGCGATCCTGCTGGGGGCGGTCGGCGGCAAGCCCAACGACCCGAACCTCCCGCCCGGCATCCTCGAGCGCGGACTGCTGCTGCGGCTGCGCTTCGAGCTCGACCACTACGTCAACCTCCGCCCGTCCCGGATCTTCCCCGGCGTGACCTCGCCCCTGGCCGATCCGGGCGACGTGGACTTCGTCGTCGTCCGCGAGGGCACCGAGGGGCCCTACACCGGCAACGGCGGCGCGCTGCGGGTCGGCACCCCGGCCGAGATCGCCACCGAGGTCTCGGTCAATACCGCCTACGGCGTGCAGCGGGTCGTGCGCGACGCGTTCGCCCGCGCGGCACGCCGGCCCCGCAAGAAGCTCACCCTGGTCCACAAGACCAACGTGCTGGTCCATGCCGGCTCGCTGTGGTGGCGCACCGTGCAGGCCGTCGCGACGGAGTTCCCCGACGTCACCGTGGACTACATCCACGTCGACGCGGCGATGATCTTCCTGGCCACCGACCCGGCGCGCTTCGACGTCGTCGTCACCGACAACCTCTTCGGCGACATCCTCACCGACCTCGCCGCCGCCATCACCGGCGGCATCGGGCTGGCCGCCTCCGGCAACGTGAACCCGGACCGCACCAGCCCGAGCATGTTCGAGCCGGTGCACGGCTCGGCGCCCGACATCGCCGGCCAGCAGAAGGCCGATCCCACGGCGGCGATCCTGTCGACGTCGCTGCTGCTCGACCACCTCGGGTACGCCGACGCGGCGGCCGCGGTCGAGGACGCCGTCGTGGCCGACCTCGCGGACCGCGAGCCGGGCAGCACCCGGCGCACCTCGGAGGTCGGCGACGCCATCGCGGCCCGAGTAGCCGGCTGA
- a CDS encoding O-methyltransferase has translation MSFCRNETGRLLAMLAATRDGTMAEFGTGCGVGTAWLRSGVRGHPGSEKARIVTAELDPALAEAAAEIFRDDDQVEVLAADWSTLKDRGPYSLLFLDSGEPTEVTVDAIADLVEDGGVVVLDDFTPCELWPPITYGRVDTLREHWLTDERFTAVEVMVAPDASTIIATKR, from the coding sequence GTGTCCTTCTGCCGCAACGAGACCGGCCGCCTGCTGGCCATGCTGGCCGCGACCCGCGACGGCACGATGGCCGAGTTCGGCACCGGCTGCGGCGTCGGCACGGCGTGGCTGCGGTCGGGGGTCCGCGGCCACCCCGGCAGCGAGAAGGCCCGCATCGTCACCGCCGAGCTCGACCCCGCGCTGGCCGAGGCCGCCGCGGAGATCTTCCGCGACGACGACCAGGTCGAGGTGCTGGCCGCGGACTGGTCCACGCTGAAGGACCGCGGGCCCTACTCCCTGCTGTTCCTGGACTCCGGGGAGCCCACCGAGGTCACCGTCGATGCCATCGCCGACCTGGTCGAGGACGGTGGCGTCGTCGTGCTCGACGACTTCACGCCCTGCGAGCTGTGGCCGCCGATCACCTACGGCCGCGTCGACACGCTGCGCGAGCACTGGCTGACCGACGAGCGGTTCACCGCCGTCGAGGTGATGGTCGCGCCCGACGCGTCGACGATCATCGCCACCAAACGATGA
- a CDS encoding serine/threonine-protein kinase, with protein sequence MPDEVAPVNREPAALPFSLMGVTSTPRTPARGVPAASYAPPATAAAPTVGGYTLLAKIGEGGMGVVHLARRTDGPRVALKVLRPAVVGDDEARRRLAREVSSLRRIKSKWVAEILDADPWAPVPYVATRYVPGLSLHDHVHEEGPITGKDLTWFAACLAEGVASVHAVGVLHRDVKPSNVLMEGRTPILIDFGLARVADDPKLTHTGWLLGTPGYLAPEILYGDDATTASDVHSWAATVAFAATAKPPFGRGPSMAIMDRVRRGEHDLSGIPEPLRQLLTEALDPDPVRRPELPAILGWLRPQVVALQRPATPVPPPPPAAADRLTLPYAAAQAGADVTPTDRMGPSAPAVGPAPAAAAGAAPAVAPRTPAGVTRPLTEHQTVLERQGPPTGRPVLPVVPVQGQAPLAERTRRATLLGVLALLCGGVVAAYPWLGSGFLLLAVWVLRSGSQAASHAGERRRLRGRRWYDGALLVLRSPWELIRSLPVTVMLQLWSAGLAVAAALLCYAFVAGESITLFVCGTVFAASVWTGPGGFRVRSPLARVVHPVARGWKPWLAVTFVLLVLATSLGALAQARGSSWAPAQDRPLAGRSTTR encoded by the coding sequence ATGCCGGACGAGGTCGCGCCCGTCAACCGGGAACCCGCGGCCCTGCCGTTTAGTCTGATGGGCGTGACCAGCACGCCGCGGACCCCGGCGCGCGGCGTACCGGCCGCGTCCTACGCACCGCCGGCGACCGCGGCCGCGCCGACCGTGGGCGGGTACACGCTGCTGGCCAAGATCGGCGAGGGCGGCATGGGCGTCGTGCACCTGGCCCGGCGTACCGACGGCCCCCGGGTGGCGCTCAAGGTGCTGCGGCCGGCGGTGGTCGGCGACGACGAGGCGCGGCGCCGGCTGGCCCGTGAGGTCAGCTCGCTGCGGCGCATCAAGAGCAAGTGGGTCGCCGAGATCCTCGACGCTGACCCGTGGGCGCCGGTGCCGTACGTCGCGACGCGCTACGTCCCCGGCCTGTCGCTGCACGACCACGTGCACGAGGAGGGGCCGATCACCGGCAAGGACCTCACGTGGTTCGCGGCCTGCCTGGCCGAGGGCGTGGCGTCCGTGCACGCGGTCGGTGTGCTGCACCGCGACGTGAAGCCGTCCAACGTGCTGATGGAGGGCCGGACCCCGATCCTCATCGACTTCGGGCTCGCGCGCGTGGCCGACGACCCGAAGCTGACCCACACCGGGTGGCTGCTCGGGACGCCGGGCTACCTCGCGCCGGAGATCCTGTACGGCGACGACGCCACCACCGCCTCCGACGTGCACTCGTGGGCGGCGACCGTGGCCTTCGCGGCGACGGCCAAGCCGCCCTTCGGTCGCGGCCCCTCGATGGCGATCATGGACCGCGTCCGCCGGGGCGAGCACGACCTGTCCGGCATCCCCGAGCCGTTGCGCCAGCTGCTCACCGAGGCGCTCGACCCCGACCCGGTCCGCCGGCCCGAGCTGCCCGCCATCCTGGGCTGGCTGCGGCCGCAGGTGGTCGCGCTGCAGCGGCCGGCCACGCCCGTGCCGCCCCCTCCGCCGGCCGCCGCCGACCGGCTCACGCTGCCCTACGCCGCCGCGCAGGCCGGCGCCGACGTCACCCCGACCGACCGGATGGGGCCGTCCGCGCCGGCCGTCGGGCCCGCGCCCGCCGCCGCCGCTGGCGCCGCGCCGGCCGTGGCTCCGCGGACACCCGCCGGGGTCACGCGCCCCCTCACCGAGCACCAGACCGTGCTCGAGCGGCAGGGACCGCCGACCGGACGACCCGTGCTCCCCGTCGTACCCGTCCAGGGCCAGGCCCCGCTCGCCGAGCGGACCCGGCGCGCGACGCTGCTCGGCGTCCTCGCGCTGCTGTGCGGCGGCGTGGTGGCGGCGTACCCGTGGCTCGGGTCCGGGTTCCTGCTCCTGGCCGTGTGGGTGCTGCGCTCGGGCTCGCAGGCGGCCAGCCACGCCGGGGAGCGGCGGCGGCTGCGGGGGCGGCGGTGGTACGACGGCGCGCTGCTCGTCCTGCGCTCGCCGTGGGAGCTGATCCGGTCGCTGCCGGTGACCGTGATGCTCCAGCTGTGGAGCGCCGGGCTGGCGGTGGCGGCGGCGCTGCTGTGCTACGCGTTCGTGGCCGGGGAGAGCATCACGCTGTTCGTGTGCGGGACGGTGTTCGCGGCGTCGGTGTGGACCGGGCCGGGCGGCTTCCGGGTGCGCTCGCCGCTGGCCCGGGTGGTCCACCCGGTCGCCCGCGGCTGGAAGCCGTGGCTGGCCGTCACGTTCGTGCTGCTGGTCCTGGCCACGTCGCTCGGCGCGCTGGCCCAGGCCCGCGGCTCGTCGTGGGCGCCGGCCCAGGACCGTCCGCTGGCCGGACGTTCGACCACCCGCTGA
- the yczR gene encoding MocR-like transcription factor YczR, whose product MDRSITARRVATLAGDFDRSPAYAGLADTLVLLVGDGRIPPGTRLPSERELTEALGVSRTTVTRAYAAVRDAGYAEARRGSGTYTRLPGGPTRAHDRALLPRASDRDAIDLNCAAPCAPPQLAAAYAEAATRLPAYLGGHGYFPAGLPELQAAVAATYDARGLPTDPAQVMITPGALAGVAVVAQALVERGDRVLVESPGYPNAAERLRHAGGRLVTTDVDPDGWDLDATAARIRQAAPRVAYLVPDFQNPTGLLMSDAERERYAAELRRHHVVPIVDETHALLALDGGEAPRAFGAFDRDAFSVGSTSKAFWGGLRVGWVRAPADQLDRLTQARVTLDLGVPVMEQLVVQHLLEDPGPALADTRARLRERRDALVAALGRELPEWRFRVPDGGLSLWCELPGPGRGLGLAVTEEAEREGVIVAPGPVFAPDGGLDRFVRIPFTRRVDELETAVGALARAWAQVHERRPGGRRPTGRVMVA is encoded by the coding sequence ATGGACCGCTCCATCACCGCGCGTCGGGTGGCCACCCTGGCCGGTGACTTCGACCGGAGCCCGGCCTACGCCGGCCTGGCCGACACCCTCGTGCTGCTGGTCGGCGACGGCCGGATCCCGCCGGGCACCCGGCTGCCGAGCGAGCGCGAGCTGACCGAGGCTCTCGGCGTCTCGCGGACCACCGTCACGCGGGCGTACGCCGCGGTGCGCGACGCCGGGTACGCCGAGGCCCGCCGGGGCTCCGGCACCTACACCCGCCTGCCGGGCGGGCCGACGCGCGCGCACGACCGCGCCCTGCTCCCCCGCGCCAGCGACCGCGACGCGATCGACCTCAACTGCGCCGCGCCCTGCGCTCCCCCGCAGCTCGCGGCGGCGTACGCCGAGGCGGCGACCCGGCTGCCGGCCTACCTGGGGGGCCACGGCTACTTCCCGGCCGGGCTGCCCGAGCTGCAGGCCGCGGTGGCGGCGACCTACGACGCGCGCGGGCTGCCCACCGACCCGGCGCAGGTGATGATCACGCCCGGCGCGCTGGCCGGCGTGGCGGTGGTCGCCCAGGCGCTGGTCGAGCGCGGCGACCGGGTGCTGGTGGAGTCGCCGGGCTACCCCAACGCGGCCGAGCGGCTGCGCCACGCGGGCGGCCGGCTGGTCACCACCGACGTCGACCCCGACGGCTGGGACCTCGACGCGACCGCGGCCAGGATCCGGCAGGCCGCACCGCGGGTGGCCTACCTGGTGCCGGACTTCCAGAACCCGACCGGCCTGCTGATGAGCGACGCCGAGCGCGAGCGGTACGCCGCCGAGCTGCGCCGCCACCACGTGGTGCCGATCGTCGACGAGACCCACGCCCTGCTCGCCCTCGACGGCGGCGAGGCGCCGCGGGCGTTCGGCGCCTTCGACCGCGACGCGTTCAGCGTGGGCAGCACCAGCAAGGCGTTCTGGGGCGGGCTGCGGGTCGGCTGGGTCCGCGCGCCCGCCGACCAGCTCGACCGGCTGACCCAGGCGCGGGTGACGCTCGACCTCGGCGTACCGGTCATGGAGCAGCTCGTCGTCCAGCACCTGCTCGAGGACCCCGGTCCGGCACTCGCCGACACCCGCGCCCGGCTGCGCGAGCGGCGCGACGCGCTGGTCGCGGCCCTCGGGAGGGAGCTGCCGGAGTGGCGGTTCCGGGTGCCCGACGGCGGGCTGTCGCTGTGGTGCGAGCTGCCGGGGCCGGGCCGCGGGCTGGGCCTGGCCGTGACCGAGGAGGCCGAGCGCGAGGGGGTGATCGTCGCGCCCGGGCCGGTGTTCGCTCCCGACGGCGGGCTCGACCGGTTCGTGCGGATCCCCTTCACCCGCCGCGTCGACGAGCTCGAGACCGCGGTCGGCGCGCTGGCCCGGGCCTGGGCGCAGGTGCACGAACGCCGGCCCGGCGGCCGCCGCCCGACGGGGCGGGTGATGGTGGCGTGA
- a CDS encoding MBL fold metallo-hydrolase, producing MRLTRWTHACVTLERDGRRLVVDPGIWSELQALDGADAVLLTHHHRDHADVARIAASGVPVWAPRGAELGDLPRTVLDPDQHLEVAGFAVTTVGGQHAAVVPSQEVCANLGYVVTAGGESVYHPGDALAVPEQAVATALVPLQGSWLKTVEAITFLRELRADRAVGIHDAMVNDRARAGLNHWLATEGDTEYHWLTPGTTLGEPSRPRVGQLRLVVEADDLDHAVAFYRDTLGLPVELDLAGEHGERVVILDAGRATLELSNPAQVAMIDEVEVGRRVAPPLRLALEVDDAAAATDAAVAAGAELVAPPTRTPWDSLNSRLAAPGGLQLTLFEELGR from the coding sequence GTGCGCCTGACCCGCTGGACCCACGCCTGCGTCACCCTCGAGCGCGACGGCCGCCGCCTCGTCGTCGACCCGGGCATCTGGAGCGAGCTGCAGGCCCTCGACGGCGCCGACGCCGTGCTGCTCACCCACCACCACCGCGACCACGCCGACGTCGCGCGGATCGCCGCGAGCGGCGTACCGGTCTGGGCGCCGCGCGGCGCCGAGCTCGGCGACCTCCCCCGCACCGTGCTCGACCCGGACCAGCACCTCGAGGTCGCCGGCTTCGCGGTCACCACCGTGGGCGGCCAGCACGCCGCGGTGGTGCCGAGTCAGGAGGTGTGCGCCAACCTCGGCTACGTCGTGACCGCGGGCGGCGAGAGCGTCTACCACCCCGGCGACGCCCTGGCCGTCCCCGAGCAAGCCGTCGCCACGGCGCTCGTGCCCCTGCAGGGCAGCTGGCTCAAGACCGTCGAGGCGATCACGTTCCTGCGCGAGCTGCGCGCCGACCGGGCCGTCGGCATCCACGACGCCATGGTCAACGACCGGGCCCGGGCCGGGCTCAACCACTGGCTGGCCACCGAGGGCGACACGGAGTACCACTGGCTCACCCCGGGCACGACGCTCGGCGAGCCGTCCCGACCGCGCGTCGGCCAGCTGCGCCTCGTGGTCGAGGCCGACGACCTCGACCACGCGGTGGCGTTCTACCGCGACACCCTCGGCCTGCCGGTCGAGCTCGACCTGGCCGGCGAGCACGGCGAGCGGGTCGTCATCCTCGACGCCGGCCGCGCGACGCTGGAGCTCTCCAACCCGGCCCAGGTGGCCATGATCGACGAGGTCGAGGTCGGTCGCCGGGTCGCGCCACCGCTGCGGCTCGCGCTCGAGGTCGACGACGCCGCCGCGGCCACCGACGCGGCCGTCGCGGCCGGCGCCGAGCTCGTCGCGCCCCCGACGCGCACGCCGTGGGACTCGCTCAACAGCCGCCTCGCGGCGCCGGGCGGGCTGCAGCTCACCCTGTTCGAGGAGCTGGGCCGGTAG
- a CDS encoding chorismate mutase, which produces MSGLEEIRSGIDAVDVHLVALLAEREQLVRRAGRLKGDPAAVPAPDRVEQVVAKARALAAEHGADADVVERTYRAMITAFIDLELTETDRG; this is translated from the coding sequence GTGAGCGGTCTCGAGGAGATCCGCTCCGGCATCGACGCGGTCGACGTGCACCTGGTGGCGCTGCTGGCCGAGCGCGAGCAGCTCGTGCGCCGGGCCGGTCGCCTCAAGGGCGATCCGGCGGCCGTGCCCGCCCCCGACCGGGTCGAGCAGGTGGTGGCCAAGGCGCGGGCGCTCGCCGCCGAGCACGGCGCGGACGCCGACGTGGTCGAGCGGACCTACCGCGCGATGATCACGGCGTTCATCGACCTGGAGCTGACCGAGACTGACCGCGGCTAG
- a CDS encoding SRPBCC family protein yields MDVDINRLLTATTREAEGTELRLVREYAASPAEVWSAVTEPERIARWLAPVSGELRLGGRYQVEGNAGGEITACDPPRSFAATWEFGGHVSTLDVTLTEAGDGTRLELRHHLPSPPEHWEQFGPGAVGIGWELGMWGLELHLADPSAPRPDPADLPDLSALMARLGEAWGEAAVAGGADPAWARASAARCVAAYTGAPEDTQAPEG; encoded by the coding sequence ATGGACGTTGATATCAACCGCCTGCTGACCGCCACGACCCGGGAGGCGGAGGGCACCGAGCTCCGCCTCGTCCGGGAGTACGCCGCGAGCCCGGCCGAGGTCTGGTCGGCGGTGACCGAGCCCGAGCGCATCGCCCGCTGGCTCGCCCCGGTGAGCGGCGAGCTGAGGCTCGGCGGGCGCTACCAGGTCGAGGGCAACGCCGGCGGCGAGATCACCGCCTGCGACCCGCCGCGCTCCTTCGCGGCGACCTGGGAGTTCGGTGGGCACGTGAGCACCCTCGACGTCACCCTGACCGAGGCCGGGGACGGCACCCGGCTCGAGCTGCGCCACCACCTGCCCAGCCCGCCCGAGCACTGGGAGCAGTTCGGCCCCGGCGCGGTGGGCATCGGGTGGGAGCTCGGGATGTGGGGCCTCGAGCTGCACCTGGCCGACCCGTCGGCGCCGCGCCCGGACCCGGCCGACCTGCCCGACCTGTCCGCGCTCATGGCCCGGCTGGGCGAGGCGTGGGGCGAGGCCGCGGTCGCCGGCGGCGCCGACCCCGCGTGGGCCCGCGCCAGCGCGGCGCGCTGCGTGGCGGCGTACACCGGCGCACCCGAGGACACCCAGGCACCCGAGGGCTGA
- the yczE gene encoding membrane protein YczE — protein sequence MTTTAVPRRSLVDLGPLAQLRAGRLGRRLPQLYVGLVLYGLSIALAVRGHLGSFPWDVLHQGLAKHLPISIGEALVVVSLLVLVLWIPLREVPGLGTISNAIVLGVAADVFLAVLDQPDALWLRGVYCLTGIVLCALATAMYVGAQLGRGPRDGLMTGLARRTGLSLRLVRTLLEVTVVLLGLLLGGVAGVGTVLFALAIGPLTQAMLPAWIVELPARPQPRPGAAAALDARPRLD from the coding sequence GTGACCACGACCGCCGTCCCCCGCCGCAGCCTCGTCGACCTGGGTCCGCTGGCCCAGCTCCGCGCCGGCCGGCTCGGGCGCCGGCTGCCGCAGCTCTACGTCGGGCTGGTGCTCTACGGCCTCTCCATCGCGCTGGCCGTGCGCGGTCACCTGGGCAGCTTCCCGTGGGACGTGCTGCACCAGGGGCTGGCCAAGCACCTGCCCATCAGCATCGGCGAGGCGCTGGTCGTCGTGAGCCTGCTGGTCCTGGTGCTCTGGATCCCGCTGCGCGAGGTCCCGGGGCTCGGCACCATCTCCAACGCGATCGTGCTCGGCGTCGCGGCCGACGTGTTCCTCGCCGTGCTCGACCAGCCCGACGCGCTGTGGCTGCGCGGCGTCTACTGCCTCACCGGGATCGTGCTCTGCGCGCTGGCCACCGCGATGTACGTCGGCGCCCAGCTCGGCCGCGGCCCCCGCGACGGGCTGATGACCGGCCTGGCCCGGCGCACCGGGCTCTCGCTGCGCCTGGTCCGCACCCTGCTCGAGGTCACCGTCGTGCTCCTCGGCCTGCTGCTCGGCGGCGTGGCCGGCGTCGGCACGGTGCTCTTCGCGCTGGCCATCGGCCCGCTGACCCAGGCCATGCTCCCGGCCTGGATCGTCGAGCTGCCGGCTCGCCCTCAGCCGCGACCGGGCGCAGCGGCCGCGCTCGACGCGCGGCCTCGTCTGGACTGA
- the serA gene encoding phosphoglycerate dehydrogenase: MRRQHTVVRPDSDPSPTHRENAVSDQPVVLIAEELSPATLEELGPDFDVRHCDGADRASLLPALAEADALLVRSATAVDAEALAAAPRLKVVARAGVGLDNVDVRAATQSGVMVVNAPTSNIVSAAELAVALMLAAARHVSPAHAALRQGEWQRSRFTGTELFDKTVGIVGLGRIGVLVAHRLAAFGMRVIAYDPYVQAGRAAQLGVRLVDLATLLAESDFMSVHLPKTPETIGLIGDAELHAVRPHLVLVNAARGGIVDEQALYAALKEGRVGAAGLDVFAHEPCTDSPLFELDNVVATPHLGASTDEAQEKAGLAVARSVRLALSGELVPDAVNVQGGLIAEEVRPGIPLTEKLGRVFTALAGGVAQQVDVEVRGEITEHDVKVLELAALKGIFTDVVEEQVSYVNAPLLAAERGTAVRLVTQGEDPDHRNVIALRGTLSDGSRVSVSGTLVGIHQRERLVEVNGFDVDLEPTQHLAFFNYEDKPGMVGTVGGILGAAGVNIAGMQVSRDSKGGLALVALSVDSAIPAEVLLEIEDAIDAVSVRAADLD, translated from the coding sequence GTGAGGCGTCAGCACACCGTCGTGCGGCCCGACTCCGACCCGTCCCCGACCCACCGGGAGAACGCCGTGTCCGACCAGCCGGTCGTGCTGATCGCCGAGGAGCTGAGCCCGGCGACCCTCGAGGAGCTCGGCCCCGACTTCGATGTCCGCCACTGCGACGGCGCCGACCGCGCGTCGCTGCTGCCGGCCCTGGCCGAGGCCGACGCGCTCCTGGTCCGCAGCGCCACCGCCGTGGACGCGGAGGCCCTGGCCGCGGCCCCGCGCCTCAAGGTCGTGGCCCGCGCCGGTGTCGGCCTGGACAACGTCGACGTCCGCGCCGCCACCCAGTCCGGGGTCATGGTCGTCAACGCGCCGACCTCCAACATCGTCTCGGCCGCCGAGCTGGCCGTCGCACTCATGCTGGCCGCGGCCCGCCACGTCAGCCCGGCCCACGCGGCGCTGCGCCAGGGGGAGTGGCAACGCTCGCGGTTCACCGGCACCGAGCTGTTCGACAAGACCGTCGGCATCGTCGGCCTCGGCCGGATCGGCGTGCTGGTGGCCCACCGGCTCGCGGCCTTCGGGATGCGGGTCATCGCCTACGACCCGTACGTCCAGGCCGGGCGCGCCGCGCAGCTCGGCGTACGCCTCGTCGACCTCGCCACCCTGCTGGCCGAGTCCGACTTCATGTCCGTGCACCTGCCCAAGACCCCCGAGACGATCGGGCTCATCGGCGACGCCGAGCTGCACGCCGTGCGCCCGCACCTGGTCCTGGTGAACGCCGCGCGCGGCGGCATCGTCGACGAGCAGGCGCTGTACGCCGCGCTGAAGGAGGGGCGCGTCGGCGCGGCCGGGCTCGACGTCTTCGCGCACGAGCCGTGCACCGACAGCCCGCTCTTCGAGCTCGACAACGTCGTGGCCACCCCGCACCTCGGCGCGTCCACCGACGAGGCGCAGGAGAAGGCCGGGCTGGCCGTGGCCCGCTCGGTGCGGCTCGCGCTGTCCGGCGAGCTCGTCCCCGACGCGGTCAACGTCCAGGGCGGGCTCATCGCCGAGGAGGTCCGCCCCGGCATCCCGCTGACCGAGAAGCTCGGCCGGGTCTTCACCGCCCTGGCCGGCGGGGTCGCGCAGCAGGTCGACGTCGAGGTCCGCGGCGAGATCACCGAGCACGACGTCAAGGTGCTCGAGCTGGCCGCGCTCAAGGGCATCTTCACCGACGTGGTCGAGGAGCAGGTCTCCTACGTCAACGCCCCGCTGCTGGCCGCCGAGCGCGGCACCGCCGTCCGCCTGGTCACCCAGGGCGAGGACCCCGACCACCGCAACGTCATCGCCCTGCGCGGCACCCTGTCCGACGGCAGCCGGGTCTCGGTGAGCGGCACCCTCGTCGGCATCCACCAGCGCGAGCGGCTGGTCGAGGTCAACGGCTTCGACGTCGACCTGGAGCCGACCCAGCACCTGGCCTTCTTCAACTACGAGGACAAGCCCGGCATGGTCGGCACCGTCGGCGGCATCCTCGGCGCGGCCGGCGTCAACATCGCCGGCATGCAGGTCTCGCGCGACTCCAAGGGCGGCCTCGCCCTCGTCGCGCTGTCGGTGGACTCCGCCATCCCCGCCGAGGTGCTCCTCGAGATCGAGGACGCCATCGATGCCGTCTCGGTGCGCGCCGCCGACCTCGACTGA
- a CDS encoding ArsR/SmtB family transcription factor, translating to MHAFDVLGDPVRRRILELLGQAERSSGDVVEVIGREFGIGQPAVSMQLRVLRESGFATVRAEGRRRVYAIDSAPLAEVDAWLHPFRRFWEQRLDALGTELRRGRRE from the coding sequence GTGCACGCCTTCGACGTCCTGGGCGACCCGGTCCGGCGGCGGATCCTGGAGCTGCTCGGCCAGGCCGAGCGGTCGTCCGGTGACGTCGTGGAGGTCATCGGGCGGGAGTTCGGGATCGGCCAGCCGGCGGTGTCGATGCAGCTGCGGGTGCTGCGCGAGAGCGGGTTCGCGACGGTGCGGGCCGAGGGCCGGCGCCGGGTCTACGCCATCGACAGCGCACCGCTGGCCGAGGTGGACGCGTGGCTGCACCCGTTCCGGCGCTTCTGGGAGCAGCGGCTCGACGCGCTGGGGACCGAGCTGCGGCGCGGGCGCCGGGAGTGA
- a CDS encoding branched-chain amino acid aminotransferase: MQISTTRTERPVDDARLAEILAEPGFGTHFTDHMFTVEWTPAEGWHDARVTPYGPLSLDPATAVLHYAQETFEGMKAYRHGDGSIWAFRPEENAARMVRSSHRLALPVLEVEDFVQAVEALVSVDERWVPDPAGEKSLYLRPFMFASEAFLGVRPSQHVTFMVIASPAGSYFKGGVRPVSLWLSEEYTRAGRGGMGAAKTGGNYASSLLPQSEAIAQGCDQVVFLDGEEGTYVEELGGMNMYFVFKDGRIVTPALGTILEGITRASIIELAGKMGHQVEERRFGIDEWRDGVASGDIVEIFACGTAAVVTPVGELRWQDGGHTPAPASTELTSAIRQALVDVQFGRAEDTFGWMRRIV; encoded by the coding sequence ATGCAGATCAGCACCACGCGCACGGAGCGCCCGGTCGACGACGCCCGGCTGGCCGAGATCCTGGCCGAGCCCGGCTTCGGCACGCACTTCACCGACCACATGTTCACCGTGGAGTGGACGCCGGCCGAGGGCTGGCACGACGCGCGCGTGACGCCGTACGGCCCGCTGTCGCTCGACCCGGCCACGGCCGTCCTGCACTACGCGCAGGAGACCTTCGAGGGCATGAAGGCCTACCGCCACGGCGACGGCTCGATCTGGGCCTTCCGTCCCGAGGAGAACGCCGCGCGGATGGTCCGCTCGAGCCACCGGCTCGCGCTGCCGGTGCTGGAGGTCGAGGACTTCGTCCAGGCCGTCGAGGCGCTGGTGTCCGTCGACGAGCGGTGGGTGCCCGACCCTGCGGGGGAGAAGAGCCTCTACCTGCGCCCGTTCATGTTCGCCTCCGAGGCGTTCCTCGGTGTCCGGCCCTCGCAGCACGTGACGTTCATGGTGATCGCCAGCCCGGCCGGGTCCTACTTCAAGGGCGGCGTGCGTCCGGTGAGCCTGTGGCTGTCGGAGGAGTACACCCGCGCCGGCCGCGGCGGCATGGGCGCGGCCAAGACGGGCGGCAACTACGCCAGCTCGCTGCTGCCGCAGTCCGAGGCCATCGCGCAGGGCTGCGACCAGGTCGTCTTCCTCGACGGCGAGGAGGGGACGTACGTCGAGGAGCTCGGCGGGATGAACATGTACTTCGTCTTCAAGGACGGCCGCATCGTCACCCCCGCGCTCGGCACCATCCTCGAGGGCATCACCCGCGCCTCGATCATCGAGCTCGCCGGCAAGATGGGCCACCAGGTCGAGGAGCGCCGCTTCGGCATCGACGAGTGGCGCGACGGCGTGGCCAGCGGCGACATCGTCGAGATCTTCGCCTGCGGCACGGCGGCCGTGGTCACCCCCGTCGGCGAGCTGCGCTGGCAGGACGGCGGCCACACCCCGGCCCCCGCCTCGACCGAGCTGACCTCGGCGATCCGGCAGGCGCTGGTCGACGTGCAGTTCGGGCGGGCCGAGGACACCTTCGGCTGGATGCGCCGGATCGTCTGA